Proteins co-encoded in one Nicotiana sylvestris chromosome 7, ASM39365v2, whole genome shotgun sequence genomic window:
- the LOC104230975 gene encoding cyclin-U1-1, which yields MLDEGGSDDFHRRPEPPSTAIDTTTPRVLTILSYVLEKLVARNDQLMLDHHDNGLASNGGEVGAVLGKNFNAFHGVRAPSISIPKYLERLYKYTNCSPSCFVVGYVYIDRLGHKYPDSLLVSLNVHRLLVTCVMVASKMLDDAHYNNAFYARVGGVTNAELNKLELELLFLLDFGVNVSSRVFESYCQYLEKEMLSNGPSLKIERPVINSSSTVDDATEISVEDTQTSSPSQLPD from the exons ATGCTAGACGAGGGCGGCAGCGACGACTTCCATCGCCGGCCAGAGCCGCCGAGCACCGCCATCGACACAACCACTCCCAGGGTCCTAACCATCTTATCCTACGTTCTCGAAAAGCTGGTTGCGCGAAATGACCAGCTAATGCTCGACCACCACGATAATGGACTCGCCAGCAACGGCGGCGAAGTCGGCGCGGTGTTGGGAAAGAACTTTAATGCTTTTCACGGAGTGAGAGCGCCGAGCATAAGTATACCGAAGTATTTGGAGAGGTTATACAAATACACGAATTGCAGCCCGTCTTGTTTTGTGGTGGGGTATGTGTATATTGACAGATTGGGGCATAAGTATCCTGATTCGCTTCTCGTTTCTCTCAATGTTCATAGGCTGCTTGTCACCTGTGTCATGGTTGCTTCCAAAATGCTTGACGATGC ACACTACAACAACGCATTCTATGCCCGGGTTGGAGGAGTAACAAATGCAGAATTGAACAAGCTAGAATTGGAACTGCTTTTCTTGTTAGATTTTGGAGTTAATGTGAGTTCGCGGGTTTTCGAAAGTTATTGCCAGTATTTGGAGAAGGAAATGTTGAGCAATGGACCAAGCCTCAAGATTGAAAGGCCAGTTATTAATAGCAGTAGTACTGTTGATGATGCCACTGAAATTTCAGTCGAGGATACTCAGACTTCTTCACCATCCCAATTGCCAGACTGA